GCGGACCGCCTGGTCATCGGCGGCGGGATGCTGTTCACGTTCCTCGCGGCCAAGGGCTACTCCGTGGGCAGCTCGCTGCTCGAGGCCGACCAGATCGACACGGTCAAGGGCTACCTCGCGCAGGCCGAGTCCCAGGGCGTCGAGATCGTGCTGCCGGTCGACATCCGCGTGGCCGACGAGTTCAAGGCGGACTCGCCCGCCTCGGTCGTCGCCGCGGACGCGATCCCGGACGGCAAGATCGGCCTCGACATCGGCCCCGAGTCGGAGGCGCTGTTCGCGTCGAAGATCACGGACGCCAAGACGGTCGTCTGGAACGGTCCGGCCGGTGTGTTCGAGTTCGAGGCGTTCGCGGGCGGCACCAAGGCCGTCGCGCAGGCGCTCATCGACGCGGGCGCCCAGGGCGGCTTCACGATCGTCGGCGGCGGTGACTCCGCTGCTGCGGTCCGCACGCTCGGCTTCGACGAGGCGAAGTTCGGCCACATCTCCACCGGTGGCGGGGCCAGCCTCGAGTTCCTGGAGGGCAAGACCCTCCCCGGCATCGCGGTCCTGGAGGACTGATGGCTCAGCGCACCCCGCTCATGGCGGGCAACTGGAAGATGAACCTGGACCACCAGCAGGCGATCCAGACGCTCCAGAAGCTCGCGTGGACGCTCAAGGACGCCAAGCACGACTACGGCACGGTCGAGGTCGCGGTCATCCCGCCGTTCACCGACCTGCGCAGCGTGCAGACGCTCGTGGACGCCGACCAGCTGGAGATCGTGTACGGCGCGCAGGACGTGTCGGCCCACGAGTCCGGCGCGTACACGGGGGAGATCGCTCCGGCGTTCCTCACCAAGCTCGGTGTCACGTACGCCGTGATCGGCCACTCGGAGCGGCGCGAGTACCACGCCGAGTCCGACGAGCTGGTCAACGCCAAGGTGAAGAACGCGCTCGGCGCGGGCCTCAAGCCGATCCTGTGCGTCGGCGAGAAGCTCGAGGTCCGCAAGGCCGGCGAGCACGTGCCGGTCACGCTGGGTCAGCTGGACGGCGGCCTGGCCGGCCTCACGGCCGAGCAGGTCCGCGACGTCGTCGTGGCGTACGAGCCCGTGTGGGCCATCGGCACCGGCGAGACCGCGACGCCCGAGGACGCCCAGGAGCTGTGCGAGGCCATCCGCGTGCGGATCGCCGAGCTCTACGACCAGGACACCGCAGACGCGGTGCGCGTCCTGTACGGCGGTTCGGTGAAGTCGTCGAACGTCGCGTCGATCATGACGAAGCCCGACGTCGACGGTGCGCTCATCGGTGGGGCCAGCCTGGACCCCGAGGAGTTCGCCAAGATCGTGCGCTACCAGTCGCACGCCGTCGGTCTCTGACGCTCTGCCCGGCGTGGGCGCCCGCAGGACGGGGCGCCCACGCCGGGGCGAGGGTGTGGCCCGGCGCGCGATTCGTCGCCTACCCTGTACCCCGGCCCGTGCGTCGTCGCGCGGGTGCGAACCGGCTCGCTAGTGAGGAACGACACCGACGTGACCGCCCTGAAGATCTCGATG
The Cellulomonas gilvus ATCC 13127 DNA segment above includes these coding regions:
- the tpiA gene encoding triose-phosphate isomerase; the encoded protein is MAQRTPLMAGNWKMNLDHQQAIQTLQKLAWTLKDAKHDYGTVEVAVIPPFTDLRSVQTLVDADQLEIVYGAQDVSAHESGAYTGEIAPAFLTKLGVTYAVIGHSERREYHAESDELVNAKVKNALGAGLKPILCVGEKLEVRKAGEHVPVTLGQLDGGLAGLTAEQVRDVVVAYEPVWAIGTGETATPEDAQELCEAIRVRIAELYDQDTADAVRVLYGGSVKSSNVASIMTKPDVDGALIGGASLDPEEFAKIVRYQSHAVGL